The proteins below are encoded in one region of Parus major isolate Abel chromosome 7, Parus_major1.1, whole genome shotgun sequence:
- the MAP2 gene encoding microtubule-associated protein 2 isoform X4 — protein MAEDRKDEAKAPHWTSGQLTEASSHPHSPEIKDQGGASAGLVRSANGFPYQEIEELRLGSHEQPGTYAQTKENGINGELSSGNRETAEVSARIVQVVTAEAVAVLKGEQEKEAQHKDQPGSLPLAVEESANLPPSPPPSPASEQTGVLEEDLLAATKMKFRVQEGTCPFAAEPLDTKQRESGKDNKTVEQPKYDALVPQSAKTEAADKKDSESKDKEKMLSPPSEWILKTDSQKKEEASFAEPAAKPPAHPEKEHLSSQLPEESRVEERTAGVPSSTNQVMAIKFQDNLKDIQGGAISHGESSVLLPEPKAEAAKSELPSGPSPVLPQELSLKDGFKPHQEPTDQLFAKDLSKDEQIHRDRTFALQEVSAATVDGLKTPSTPKTPAWGEEKDMTKDESDEEERYDFCDKEEARILDYGKTPTKTEVKTLSLDKTDLQKDGEAKKSPDSLKAEKEMDQSGLSAAADVKKEAQQSTQVPSAKLSHELTLEKTVEHPDTTQLSRVTEKAPEAPGLTTEKTPTLEASQEKGVKKDTEEDKTSVSAPHQMKEEEDQSGMSKYFETSALKEEAFKADSLKQSSDYYELSDTKESKYEPYQRGRLIPEDEEEEEEEEFEAELSQQQNVHTREMGYSTLAQSYTPDTSEEPSSPTERMFTIDPKVYGDKRELHSKNKDDLTLSRSLGLGGRSAIEQRSMSINLPMSCLDSIALGFSFGRAHDLSPLASDILTNTSGSMDEGDDYLPATTPALEKAPCFPIESREEDEHIEEEKVMVEENVQPETSAEPSFQAKDYYKNGAVLAPDLPEMLDLAGTRSRLASVSADAEGAQKKSAPSDTVVEDSSTALPPVTNENHVILKAESQLEDLGYCVFNKYTVPLPSPVQDSENLTSETCPFYEGTDEKLRRGLAPDLSLIEVKLAAAEKSKEGFLSEKDLGQHGESLLVREFEEEKKEKLDTVLEKSEYQVDSKEVCPVKEAEPEKTSAEAVLERKEESVASKVHLPADSICDRISASEISIEKDSVCLLMEKEKTLSVVPEIAEIEAPIKPDYNAIKHDMEVAAMRAGQEYQSKLDTKISEVVSLPLGKDKTSLKRAEPEPKDTQQKEETTFSREAKEADVLSKTEPSYVKDITKLSETEIKEKVTKPDLVHQEAVDKEESYESSGEHDQAQESLNGESVKAEDIKAEHPKPPMSGEEMPTQLPAKETSVELLFPKTESLQEEPAEIQMESIPQLVEGAEETLDRAVKPMETQKLLPCELAAGAPEEKEYEEEEMEAAQEAKEEDKQYLVSEMPPDFGKPAAEEMGAKGSPEALPELKGIIESVVTVEDDFITVVQTTVDEGESASHSVRFAATQQEDIETGDSQAEEELDVEEVEVEPKEGSREAPASPQREEILLTNYKTETCDDYKDETTIDDSIMDTDSLWADTQDDDRSIMTEQLETVPKEEKAERELRRSSLDKHKKEKPFKTGRGRISTPERKIAKKEPSTLSRDEVRRKKAVYKKAELAKKTEVQAHSPSRKIILKPAIKYTRPTHLSCVKRKQTAAGGETNQAPAVFKQAKEKLSTASLSKIPASKSRAKSLLPPRPSSACSLTTKRATFLHTDSYFVRPSSAGPRDSKSDAKDGVSKSPEKRSSLPRPSSILPPRRGVSGDRDREENSLSLTTSLSSSVRRTTRSEPIRSRTGKSGTSTPTTPGSTAITPGTPPSYASRTPGTPGTPSYSRTPHTPGTPKSAILVPTEKKVAIIRTPPKSPATPKQLRVINQPLPDLKNVRSKIGSTDNIKYQPKGGQVRILNKKIDFSDIQSRCGSRDNIKHSAGGGNVQIVTKKIDLSHVTSKCGSLKNIHHKPGGGRVKIESVKLDFKEKAQAKVGSLENAHHVPGGGNVKIDSQKLNFREHAKARVDHGAEIITQSPGRSSMASPRRLSNVSSSGSINLLESPQLATLAEDVTAALAKQGL, from the exons ATTTACTTGCAGCCACGAAGATGAAATTCCGTGTCCAGGAGGGCACATGCCCTTTTGCAGCAGAACCATTAGACACAAAGCAACGTGAATCTGGGAAAGACAATAAGACTGTTGAGCAACCTAAATATGATGCCTTAGTTCCACAGTCAGCAAAAACAGAGGCTGCAGATAAAAAGGATTCAGAGagcaaagacaaagaaaaaatgctttcacCTCCTTCAGAATGGATCTTGAAAACTGATTcacaaaagaaagaggaagcCAGTTTTGCAGAACCTGCTGCTAAGCCTCCTGCTCACCCAGAAAAAGAGCATTTGTCATCTCAACTGCCTGAAGAGAGCAGGGTGGAAGAAAGGACTGCAGGTGTGCCCTCATCAACCAACCAAGTTATGGCTATCAAATTCCAAGACAACCTCAAAGATATCCAAGGTGGTGCCATCAGCCATGGTGAAAGTTCTGTATTGCTACCAGAACCCAAGGCAGAAGCAGCCAAAAGTGAACTTCCTTCAGGTCCATCTCCTGTTCTACCCCAGGAGCTTTCACTCAAAGATGGTTTCAAACCACATCAGGAACCCACTGACCAACTGTTTGCCAAAGATCTCAGTAAAGATGAACAGATCCACAGAGACAGGACATTTGCTCTACAAGAAGTCTCAGCAGCAACTGTAGATGGATTGAAAACTCCAAGCACCCCAAAAACCCCTGcatggggagaggagaaggacaTGACTAAGGATGAGAGCGATGAGGAAGAAAGGTATGACTTCTGTGATAAAGAGGAGGCTCGAATATTAGATTATGGTAAAACTCCCACAAAAACAGAAGTTAAGACACTTTCCCTAGACAAAACAGACCTTCAAAAGGATGGTGAAGCTAAAAAATCACCTGATAGtctcaaagcagaaaaagaaatggacCAAAGtgggctctcagcagcagcagatgtgaaAAAGGAGGCACAGCAAAGCACACAGGTACCCTCAGCTAAGTTAAGCCATGAACTGACCCTTGAGAAAACAGTAGAGCACCCTGATACCACTCAGTTATCCAGGGTAACAGAGAAAGCCCCTGAAGCACCTGGTTTAACCACTGAGAAGACTCCTACTCTTGAAGCTTCTCAAGAGAAAGGTGTTAAAAAAGATACTGAGGAGGATAAGACAAGTGTTTCAGCTCCTCATCAAATGAAAGAAGAGGAGGATCAGTCAGGAATGTCGAAGTATTTTGAAACCTCTGCTCTGAAAGAGGAAGCCTTCAAAGCAGATAGTCTGAAACAAAGCAGTGATTACTATGAGCTAAGTGACACTAAAGAGAGTAAATATGAGCCTTATCAGAGAGGTCGTCTAATACCTgaagatgaagaggaggaggaggaggaagaatttGAGGCAGAATTGAGTCAGCAGCAGAATGTGCATACTCGTGAAATGGGGTACAGTACCCTGGCTCAGAGCTATACACCAGACACATCTGAAGAACCCAGTTCTCCAACAGAAAGAATGTTCACTATTGACCCCAAAGTCTATGGGGATAAGAGAGAActtcacagtaaaaataaagatgacCTAACTCTAAGCAGGAGCTTGGGACTTGGGGGGAGATCTGCAATTGAACAGAGAAGTATGTCTATTAACTTGCCCATGTCCTGTCTGGATTCGATAGCCCTAGGCTTTAGTTTTGGTCGCGCACATGATCTTTCTCCCCTCGCTTCAGATATTCTAACTAACACTAGTGGAAGTATGGATGAAGGTGATGACTACTTGCCAGCAACCACACCAGCACTGGAGAAGGCCCCCTGTTTCCCCATtgaaagcagagaggaagaTGAACacatagaagaagaaaaagtaatggTAGAAGAAAATGTCCAGCCTGAGACCTCAGCTGAACCATCTTTCCAGGCCAAAGACTACTACAAAAATGGGGCTGTCCTGGCTCCTGACCTGCCTGAAATGTTGGATTTGGCAGGGACAAGATCTAGATTAGCCTCTGTGAGTGCAGATGCTGAGGGGGCACAGAAGAAGTCAGCTCCTTCTGACACTGTTGTGgaagacagcagcacagccctgccacctGTGACAAACGAAAACCATGTAATTCTAAAAGCTGAAAGTCAGCTGGAAGACTTGGGCTACTGTGTTTTCAATAAATACACAGTACCACTCCCTTCTCCAGTTCAGGACAGTGAGAATTTAACAAGTGAAACCTGTCCCTTCTACGAAGGCACAGATGAAAAACTGAGACGTGGCCTTGCTCCTGACTTGTCTTTAATAGAAGTgaagctggcagctgctgaaaaaTCGAAAGAAGGCTTCCTCAGTGAAAAAGACTTAGGGCAGCATGGTGAGTCCCTTCTGGTGAGGGAGtttgaggaggagaaaaaagagaaactggaTACTGTGCTAGAAAAAAGTGAATATCAAGTTGACTCTAAGGAAGTCTGTCCTGTTAAAGAAGCAGAACCAGAGAAGACGAGTGCTGAGGCAgtgttagaaagaaaagaagaaagtgtGGCTAGTAAAGTTCATTTACCTGCTGATTCAATCTGTGAcagaatttctgcttcagaGATATCAATCGAAAAGgattctgtttgtttgttgatggagaaggagaagaCTCTTAGTGTTGTTCCTGAAATAGCTGAGATAGAAGCTCCAATTAAGCCAGATTACAATGCTATTAAGCATGACATGGAGGTGGCTGCAATGAGAGCTGGCCAAGAATATCAGAGTAAGTTAGACACTAAGATTAGTGAGgttgtttctcttcctttagGGAAAGACAAAACCTCTCTTAAAAGAGCAGAGCCTGAACCCAAAGACACTCAGCAGAAAGAGGAGACCACCTTCTCCAGAGAAGCAAAGGAGGCAGATGTACTTTCCAAGACCGAGCCTAGTTACGTGAAGGACATCACCAAActgtcagaaacagaaattaaggaaaaagtaACTAAGCCAGATCTGGTGCATCAAGAGGCAGTTGATAAGGAGGAATCTTATGAATCTAGTGGAGAGCATGATCAAGCCCAAGAAAGTTTGAATGGAGAATCTGTGAAAGCAGAGGATATCAAAGCAGAACATCCAAAACCTCCCATGTCTGGGGAAGAGATGCCTACACAGTTACCAGCAAAGGAGACTTCTGTGGAGCTCCTCTTTCCAAAAACTGAGTCTCTCCAGGAGGAGCCTGCTGAGATTCAGATGGAAAGCATACCACAACTTGTAGAAGGAGCTGAAGAGACTCTGGATAGAGCTGTGAAACCTATGGAAACCCAAAAGCTGCTGCCTTGTGAACTGGCAGCTGGAGCCCCAGAAGAGAAAGAATATGAGGAGGAAGAGATGGAAGCAGCGcaagaagcaaaagaagagGATAAACAGTACCTTGTATCAGAAATGCCCCCAGACTTTGGCAAGCCTGCTGCAGAAGAAATGGGAGCCAAGGGTAGCCCAGAAGCACTGCCTGAACTGAAAGGCATTATTGAGTCAGTGGTGACGGTGGAGGATGACTTTATCACAGTGGTGCAGACAACAGTTGATGAGGGTGAATCTGCTTCTCACAGCGTGCGCTTTGCTGCTACTCAGCAGGAAGACATTGAAACAGGAGACTCCCAGGCTGAAGAGGAGCTAGATGTGGAAGAAGTGGAAGTTGAGCCCAAGGAGGGCTCCCGAGAGGCTCCTGCTTCACCccagagagaagaaatcctGCTCACTAACTACAAAACAGAGACGTGTGACGATTACAAAGATGAAACAACAATTGATGACTCCATCATGGACACAGACAGTCTCTGGGCAGACACTCAAG ATGATGATAGGAGCATCATGACTGAACAGTTAGAGACTGTTCctaaagaggagaaagcagagagagaatTGCGAAGATCATCTCTTGATAAgcataaaaaagagaaaccttttAAAACTGGGAGAGGCAGGATTTCTACTCCTGAAAGGAAAATAGCTAAAAAGGAACCTAGCACACTCTCCAGAGATgaagtgagaaggaaaaaag CAGTGTATAAGAAAGCTGAACTTGCTAAAAAAACTGAAGTTCAGGCCCACTCTCCctccaggaaaataattttaaaacctgcTATCAAATATACTAGACCAACTCATCTCTCCTGTGTTAAACGGAAGCAGACAG CAGCAGGTGGTGAAACAAACCAGGCTCCTGCTGTATTTaaacaagcaaaggaaaaactcTCA ACTGCCTCTTTGTCAAAGATTCCTGCCTCAAAGTCTAGAGCAAAGTCATTGCTTCCTCCAAGACCCAGCTCAGCTTGCTCATTAACCACTAAAAGGGCCACATTTCTCCATACAGACAGTTATTTTGTTCGGCCCTCTTCTGCAGGCCCAAGAGACTCAAAATCAGATGCTAAG GATGGAGTAAGCAAGAGCCCCGAGAAGCGTTCATCTCTACCAAGACCTTCCTCCATCCTTCCTCCTCGACGAGGCGTGTCCGGAGACCGAGACAGAGAGGAGAACTCCCTCTCCCTCACaacttctctctcctcttcagTACGACGGACTACCC GATCAGAGCCAATTCGTAGCAGAACGGGAAAAAGTGGAACTTCTACCCCCACTACTCCTGGTTCCACTGCCATCACTCCAGGGACACCACCAAGCTATGCCTCCCGTACCCCAGGCACTCCAGGGACACCCAGTTACTCCAGAACTCCCCACACTCCTGGGACTCCCAAATCTGCAATACTGGTACCTACTGAGAAAAAAGTTGCCATAATTCGCACTCCTCCTAAATCTCCAGCCACTCCAAAGCAGCTACGAGTTATCAATCAGCCTCTACCTGACCTCAAGAATGTCAGGTCCAAAATTGGGTCAACAGATAATATCAAATACCAGCCTAAAGGAGGGCAG GTTAGGATTTTAAACAAGAAGATCGATTTTAGCGATATTCAGTCCCGGTGTGGTTCCAGAGATAACATCAAACATTCTGCAGGGGGAGGAAAT GTACAAATTGTAACCAAGAAGATCGACTTGAGTCATGTGACTTCCAAGTGTGGCTCGCTCAAGAATATCCACCACAAGCCAG gAGGTGGGCGTGTGAAAATTGAGAGTGTGAAACTGGATTTCAAAGAGAAAGCTCAGGCTAAAGTTGGCTCACTGGAAAATGCCCACCATGTACCTGGTGGTGGTAATGTCAAG ATTGACAGCCAAAAGCTGAACTTCAGAGAGCACGCCAAGGCCCGTGTTGATCACGGGGCTGAGATCATCACGCAGTCACCGGGCAGGTCCAGCATGGCCTCGCCGCGCAGACTCAGCAACGTCTCCTCCTCTGGAAGCATCAACCTGCTTGAATCTCCCCAGCTTGCTACCCTTGCTGAAGATGTCACAGCAGCCCTTGCCAAGCAGGGGTTATGA
- the MAP2 gene encoding microtubule-associated protein 2 isoform X19, whose translation MAEDRKDEAKAPHWTSGQLTEASSHPHSPEIKDQGGASAGLVRSANGFPYQEIEELRLGSHEQPGTYAQTKENGINGELSSGNRETAEEVSARIVQVVTAEAVAVLKGEQEKEAQHKDQPGSLPLAVEESANLPPSPPPSPASEQTGVLEEDLLAATKMKFRVQEGTCPFAAEPLDTKQRESGKDNKTVEQPKYDALVPQSAKTEAADKKDSESKDKEKMLSPPSEWILKTDSQKKEEASFAEPAAKPPAHPEKEHLSSQLPEESRVEERTAGVPSSTNQVMAIKFQDNLKDIQGGAISHGESSVLLPEPKAEAAKSELPSGPSPVLPQELSLKDGFKPHQEPTDQLFAKDLSKDEQIHRDRTFALQEVSAATVDGLKTPSTPKTPAWGEEKDMTKDESDEEERYDFCDKEEARILDYGKTPTKTEVKTLSLDKTDLQKDGEAKKSPDSLKAEKEMDQSGLSAAADVKKEAQQSTQVPSAKLSHELTLEKTVEHPDTTQLSRVTEKAPEAPGLTTEKTPTLEASQEKGVKKDTEEDKTSVSAPHQMKEEEDQSGMSKYFETSALKEEAFKADSLKQSSDYYELSDTKESKYEPYQRGRLIPEDEEEEEEEEFEAELSQQQNVHTREMGYSTLAQSYTPDTSEEPSSPTERMFTIDPKVYGDKRELHSKNKDDLTLSRSLGLGGRSAIEQRSMSINLPMSCLDSIALGFSFGRAHDLSPLASDILTNTSGSMDEGDDYLPATTPALEKAPCFPIESREEDEHIEEEKVMVEENVQPETSAEPSFQAKDYYKNGAVLAPDLPEMLDLAGTRSRLASVSADAEGAQKKSAPSDTVVEDSSTALPPVTNENHVILKAESQLEDLGYCVFNKYTVPLPSPVQDSENLTSETCPFYEGTDEKLRRGLAPDLSLIEVKLAAAEKSKEGFLSEKDLGQHGESLLVREFEEEKKEKLDTVLEKSEYQVDSKEVCPVKEAEPEKTSAEAVLERKEESVASKVHLPADSICDRISASEISIEKDSVCLLMEKEKTLSVVPEIAEIEAPIKPDYNAIKHDMEVAAMRAGQEYQSKLDTKISEVVSLPLGKDKTSLKRAEPEPKDTQQKEETTFSREAKEADVLSKTEPSYVKDITKLSETEIKEKVTKPDLVHQEAVDKEESYESSGEHDQAQESLNGESVKAEDIKAEHPKPPMSGEEMPTQLPAKETSVELLFPKTESLQEEPAEIQMESIPQLVEGAEETLDRAVKPMETQKLLPCELAAGAPEEKEYEEEEMEAAQEAKEEDKQYLVSEMPPDFGKPAAEEMGAKGSPEALPELKGIIESVVTVEDDFITVVQTTVDEGESASHSVRFAATQQEDIETGDSQAEEELDVEEVEVEPKEGSREAPASPQREEILLTNYKTETCDDYKDETTIDDSIMDTDSLWADTQDDDRSIMTEQLETVPKEEKAERELRRSSLDKHKKEKPFKTGRGRISTPERKIAKKEPSTLSRDEVRRKKVYKKAELAKKTEVQAHSPSRKIILKPAIKYTRPTHLSCVKRKQTAAGGETNQAPAVFKQAKEKLSDGVSKSPEKRSSLPRPSSILPPRRGVSGDRDREENSLSLTTSLSSSVRRTTRSEPIRSRTGKSGTSTPTTPGSTAITPGTPPSYASRTPGTPGTPSYSRTPHTPGTPKSAILVPTEKKVAIIRTPPKSPATPKQLRVINQPLPDLKNVRSKIGSTDNIKYQPKGGQVQIVTKKIDLSHVTSKCGSLKNIHHKPGGGRVKIESVKLDFKEKAQAKVGSLENAHHVPGGGNVKIDSQKLNFREHAKARVDHGAEIITQSPGRSSMASPRRLSNVSSSGSINLLESPQLATLAEDVTAALAKQGL comes from the exons ATTTACTTGCAGCCACGAAGATGAAATTCCGTGTCCAGGAGGGCACATGCCCTTTTGCAGCAGAACCATTAGACACAAAGCAACGTGAATCTGGGAAAGACAATAAGACTGTTGAGCAACCTAAATATGATGCCTTAGTTCCACAGTCAGCAAAAACAGAGGCTGCAGATAAAAAGGATTCAGAGagcaaagacaaagaaaaaatgctttcacCTCCTTCAGAATGGATCTTGAAAACTGATTcacaaaagaaagaggaagcCAGTTTTGCAGAACCTGCTGCTAAGCCTCCTGCTCACCCAGAAAAAGAGCATTTGTCATCTCAACTGCCTGAAGAGAGCAGGGTGGAAGAAAGGACTGCAGGTGTGCCCTCATCAACCAACCAAGTTATGGCTATCAAATTCCAAGACAACCTCAAAGATATCCAAGGTGGTGCCATCAGCCATGGTGAAAGTTCTGTATTGCTACCAGAACCCAAGGCAGAAGCAGCCAAAAGTGAACTTCCTTCAGGTCCATCTCCTGTTCTACCCCAGGAGCTTTCACTCAAAGATGGTTTCAAACCACATCAGGAACCCACTGACCAACTGTTTGCCAAAGATCTCAGTAAAGATGAACAGATCCACAGAGACAGGACATTTGCTCTACAAGAAGTCTCAGCAGCAACTGTAGATGGATTGAAAACTCCAAGCACCCCAAAAACCCCTGcatggggagaggagaaggacaTGACTAAGGATGAGAGCGATGAGGAAGAAAGGTATGACTTCTGTGATAAAGAGGAGGCTCGAATATTAGATTATGGTAAAACTCCCACAAAAACAGAAGTTAAGACACTTTCCCTAGACAAAACAGACCTTCAAAAGGATGGTGAAGCTAAAAAATCACCTGATAGtctcaaagcagaaaaagaaatggacCAAAGtgggctctcagcagcagcagatgtgaaAAAGGAGGCACAGCAAAGCACACAGGTACCCTCAGCTAAGTTAAGCCATGAACTGACCCTTGAGAAAACAGTAGAGCACCCTGATACCACTCAGTTATCCAGGGTAACAGAGAAAGCCCCTGAAGCACCTGGTTTAACCACTGAGAAGACTCCTACTCTTGAAGCTTCTCAAGAGAAAGGTGTTAAAAAAGATACTGAGGAGGATAAGACAAGTGTTTCAGCTCCTCATCAAATGAAAGAAGAGGAGGATCAGTCAGGAATGTCGAAGTATTTTGAAACCTCTGCTCTGAAAGAGGAAGCCTTCAAAGCAGATAGTCTGAAACAAAGCAGTGATTACTATGAGCTAAGTGACACTAAAGAGAGTAAATATGAGCCTTATCAGAGAGGTCGTCTAATACCTgaagatgaagaggaggaggaggaggaagaatttGAGGCAGAATTGAGTCAGCAGCAGAATGTGCATACTCGTGAAATGGGGTACAGTACCCTGGCTCAGAGCTATACACCAGACACATCTGAAGAACCCAGTTCTCCAACAGAAAGAATGTTCACTATTGACCCCAAAGTCTATGGGGATAAGAGAGAActtcacagtaaaaataaagatgacCTAACTCTAAGCAGGAGCTTGGGACTTGGGGGGAGATCTGCAATTGAACAGAGAAGTATGTCTATTAACTTGCCCATGTCCTGTCTGGATTCGATAGCCCTAGGCTTTAGTTTTGGTCGCGCACATGATCTTTCTCCCCTCGCTTCAGATATTCTAACTAACACTAGTGGAAGTATGGATGAAGGTGATGACTACTTGCCAGCAACCACACCAGCACTGGAGAAGGCCCCCTGTTTCCCCATtgaaagcagagaggaagaTGAACacatagaagaagaaaaagtaatggTAGAAGAAAATGTCCAGCCTGAGACCTCAGCTGAACCATCTTTCCAGGCCAAAGACTACTACAAAAATGGGGCTGTCCTGGCTCCTGACCTGCCTGAAATGTTGGATTTGGCAGGGACAAGATCTAGATTAGCCTCTGTGAGTGCAGATGCTGAGGGGGCACAGAAGAAGTCAGCTCCTTCTGACACTGTTGTGgaagacagcagcacagccctgccacctGTGACAAACGAAAACCATGTAATTCTAAAAGCTGAAAGTCAGCTGGAAGACTTGGGCTACTGTGTTTTCAATAAATACACAGTACCACTCCCTTCTCCAGTTCAGGACAGTGAGAATTTAACAAGTGAAACCTGTCCCTTCTACGAAGGCACAGATGAAAAACTGAGACGTGGCCTTGCTCCTGACTTGTCTTTAATAGAAGTgaagctggcagctgctgaaaaaTCGAAAGAAGGCTTCCTCAGTGAAAAAGACTTAGGGCAGCATGGTGAGTCCCTTCTGGTGAGGGAGtttgaggaggagaaaaaagagaaactggaTACTGTGCTAGAAAAAAGTGAATATCAAGTTGACTCTAAGGAAGTCTGTCCTGTTAAAGAAGCAGAACCAGAGAAGACGAGTGCTGAGGCAgtgttagaaagaaaagaagaaagtgtGGCTAGTAAAGTTCATTTACCTGCTGATTCAATCTGTGAcagaatttctgcttcagaGATATCAATCGAAAAGgattctgtttgtttgttgatggagaaggagaagaCTCTTAGTGTTGTTCCTGAAATAGCTGAGATAGAAGCTCCAATTAAGCCAGATTACAATGCTATTAAGCATGACATGGAGGTGGCTGCAATGAGAGCTGGCCAAGAATATCAGAGTAAGTTAGACACTAAGATTAGTGAGgttgtttctcttcctttagGGAAAGACAAAACCTCTCTTAAAAGAGCAGAGCCTGAACCCAAAGACACTCAGCAGAAAGAGGAGACCACCTTCTCCAGAGAAGCAAAGGAGGCAGATGTACTTTCCAAGACCGAGCCTAGTTACGTGAAGGACATCACCAAActgtcagaaacagaaattaaggaaaaagtaACTAAGCCAGATCTGGTGCATCAAGAGGCAGTTGATAAGGAGGAATCTTATGAATCTAGTGGAGAGCATGATCAAGCCCAAGAAAGTTTGAATGGAGAATCTGTGAAAGCAGAGGATATCAAAGCAGAACATCCAAAACCTCCCATGTCTGGGGAAGAGATGCCTACACAGTTACCAGCAAAGGAGACTTCTGTGGAGCTCCTCTTTCCAAAAACTGAGTCTCTCCAGGAGGAGCCTGCTGAGATTCAGATGGAAAGCATACCACAACTTGTAGAAGGAGCTGAAGAGACTCTGGATAGAGCTGTGAAACCTATGGAAACCCAAAAGCTGCTGCCTTGTGAACTGGCAGCTGGAGCCCCAGAAGAGAAAGAATATGAGGAGGAAGAGATGGAAGCAGCGcaagaagcaaaagaagagGATAAACAGTACCTTGTATCAGAAATGCCCCCAGACTTTGGCAAGCCTGCTGCAGAAGAAATGGGAGCCAAGGGTAGCCCAGAAGCACTGCCTGAACTGAAAGGCATTATTGAGTCAGTGGTGACGGTGGAGGATGACTTTATCACAGTGGTGCAGACAACAGTTGATGAGGGTGAATCTGCTTCTCACAGCGTGCGCTTTGCTGCTACTCAGCAGGAAGACATTGAAACAGGAGACTCCCAGGCTGAAGAGGAGCTAGATGTGGAAGAAGTGGAAGTTGAGCCCAAGGAGGGCTCCCGAGAGGCTCCTGCTTCACCccagagagaagaaatcctGCTCACTAACTACAAAACAGAGACGTGTGACGATTACAAAGATGAAACAACAATTGATGACTCCATCATGGACACAGACAGTCTCTGGGCAGACACTCAAG ATGATGATAGGAGCATCATGACTGAACAGTTAGAGACTGTTCctaaagaggagaaagcagagagagaatTGCGAAGATCATCTCTTGATAAgcataaaaaagagaaaccttttAAAACTGGGAGAGGCAGGATTTCTACTCCTGAAAGGAAAATAGCTAAAAAGGAACCTAGCACACTCTCCAGAGATgaagtgagaaggaaaaaag TGTATAAGAAAGCTGAACTTGCTAAAAAAACTGAAGTTCAGGCCCACTCTCCctccaggaaaataattttaaaacctgcTATCAAATATACTAGACCAACTCATCTCTCCTGTGTTAAACGGAAGCAGACAG CAGCAGGTGGTGAAACAAACCAGGCTCCTGCTGTATTTaaacaagcaaaggaaaaactcTCA GATGGAGTAAGCAAGAGCCCCGAGAAGCGTTCATCTCTACCAAGACCTTCCTCCATCCTTCCTCCTCGACGAGGCGTGTCCGGAGACCGAGACAGAGAGGAGAACTCCCTCTCCCTCACaacttctctctcctcttcagTACGACGGACTACCC GATCAGAGCCAATTCGTAGCAGAACGGGAAAAAGTGGAACTTCTACCCCCACTACTCCTGGTTCCACTGCCATCACTCCAGGGACACCACCAAGCTATGCCTCCCGTACCCCAGGCACTCCAGGGACACCCAGTTACTCCAGAACTCCCCACACTCCTGGGACTCCCAAATCTGCAATACTGGTACCTACTGAGAAAAAAGTTGCCATAATTCGCACTCCTCCTAAATCTCCAGCCACTCCAAAGCAGCTACGAGTTATCAATCAGCCTCTACCTGACCTCAAGAATGTCAGGTCCAAAATTGGGTCAACAGATAATATCAAATACCAGCCTAAAGGAGGGCAG GTACAAATTGTAACCAAGAAGATCGACTTGAGTCATGTGACTTCCAAGTGTGGCTCGCTCAAGAATATCCACCACAAGCCAG gAGGTGGGCGTGTGAAAATTGAGAGTGTGAAACTGGATTTCAAAGAGAAAGCTCAGGCTAAAGTTGGCTCACTGGAAAATGCCCACCATGTACCTGGTGGTGGTAATGTCAAG ATTGACAGCCAAAAGCTGAACTTCAGAGAGCACGCCAAGGCCCGTGTTGATCACGGGGCTGAGATCATCACGCAGTCACCGGGCAGGTCCAGCATGGCCTCGCCGCGCAGACTCAGCAACGTCTCCTCCTCTGGAAGCATCAACCTGCTTGAATCTCCCCAGCTTGCTACCCTTGCTGAAGATGTCACAGCAGCCCTTGCCAAGCAGGGGTTATGA